The genomic region ATGCAGTACGGGCATTGCCCACGTGCATGAGCCCCGTTGGAGAGGGCGCAAACCGGCCTCTGACTGAAGAATGCTGCATTTTCACAAGATGCGCGAGTAACTGAAGGATACTTCACCAATAACTATGCACAACGGTACCAAGTTCGGTAGTATATTTGCAATTACCATTGAAGTACAGCCTTAAAGTACGCATTATTTATCCTGCTGTAACAATTCTGCTGGAACTGTATTCCCCCCCTGCTCTTAAAGGATTTGTTACAAGTCGCGCGCTATGCACCTCTATCTTTTACTCATAAAAAACCACTGGCATTTCTTTTGGCGGTCGGTCAAGCGTAAACATCGCTGGCTGACCATCATTGCTGTCTCTATGGTTTTAATTTACCTGACGTTTGTACTCGTTGGGATGGGTATCTTTTTCAAAGAGGTATTGACAGGATCACAAGCTGGCGATGACCCAATTGGGTTTATCAACAGGTACCTGCTTGAGATATTTATCGGACTGTTTTCCCTTCGCTTCTTTCTGCAGCAAGGGCCAAAAGTAACGTTCCACGCGATTTGGAGTACATTCTAGTAGTACTTCTTAATCAGGCCAAAACTCTCAAATAACGTTTGTGGAG from Bacteroidota bacterium harbors:
- a CDS encoding DUF5687 family protein; its protein translation is MHLYLLLIKNHWHFFWRSVKRKHRWLTIIAVSMVLIYLTFVLVGMGIFFKEVLTGSQAGDDPIGFINRYLLEIFIGLFSLRFFLQQGPKVTFHAIWSTF